TTACGTGCCGGATGCACCCATCAAAGAGTACCCGCATGCTGTTGGCAAGGGAACACTTCTAATTGCGGCTCTGCAGGCACGCAACAATGCGCGTGTTGTGTTTTCCGGCTCGCTGTTCTTCTTCTCCGACGAAGCGTTCCTGTCGCCGGTACAGCGTGCTCAGTCCGGTAGCAAGCATTTCGCCCGTTCCGGCAATCAGGAAGTCGCGATGGCCATCAGCAAGTGGGTGTTTGGCGAGAACGGTGTGATCCGGGCCCGGTCGGTCAGTCATCACAAAGAAGGTGAATCGCAACCACCGTCCGCGTACACCGTGACCGATCCGGTGGTTTACACCATCGAGATCGAAACGCGTGCCAGCGATGGTAAATGGAAGGCGTTCGAAGCATCCGACGTGCAGCTGGAATTCGTACGGATTGATCCGTTCGTGCGCACGACGCTCGTACCGGTGGGTGGTGGTCGTTACGAGGCCCGTTTCCACATCCCGGACGTGTACGGTGTGTACCAGTTCAAGGTGAACTACGATCGGATCGGTTACACGCACCTGTACTCAACGACGCAGGTGTCAGTGCGTCCGCTAACGCACACCCAATACGAGCGTTTCATCCCAAGCGCTTATCCGTACTATGCGAGCGCTTTCTCAATGGTGGTCGGTATGTTCCTGTTCTCGTTCCTGTTCCTTCACTTCAAGGACGATGGAAGTAAACCATCGTCCCGTCCAGCTGctgcaaacgaaaagaaagcacaGTAGGCGTAGTGTAGCACCAACTGCACAAAAGgtcgaataataaaaacgaacaaataacaataatacACCAGAATCTCACAGTGTaagtttgtatgttttattttcttttgttttttgttttcattgcattttaattCCTTTATTAGATTCCTTTCTGATTCCGTCCCGCGAAATGGGGCAAACTTTCCGTAAgggggattttgttttacttaattatgttttagttaatgagtgtgtgtttcctttttaggGCGATCGAAACCAAATACCCAACCGGTTCTTAACGCAGTAGGAGAATTTATGTTACCtctcgaagaaaaaaaaaacctaaagtGATGGTATGGCCAACTAGGATCGCTTATGGTTTATGCTACAAACGAATGCACTTTTcttacgtgtgtttgtgcgtttctGTAGAATCCTAACGCACTTTTCTAAAACAAGCTGTCGAGATCGATCGTAatggatttttgtttactaACACAACACATGTTTTActtcttcaaacgaatgcTTCTCATGGGATGCATTATTTCCGTACACCGACAAACACTGTTCGATATGTTCCGTTCCAAACAACaactttagttttgttttgtttgtgctgcaGTTTCGGTAAAATGTTGGTGCAATGTTGTAACTGTAAATGttatattcattttattttgcatttttccctTGAGAGGTCAACtcaaaaattatttacatgtGTGTTGCTTTCGCTTACCTTCAACACAAATAGAGGGCCAGAAACGTTCCAATTAATTAAGGaaagttgtgttgttttcttaagAACACGATTCGTTTGTGTTGTCACGCTTTGGTATGTGGTCgaaaaattcgaaaaaaaaaacataaaaaaacagacagtGTAAAACAGAGGTGTTACATGATCTTTGTATGGGCACCGATTAAAGgttattatttagttttttttatatcgtaTTCGATTTATGTGCTTCCCCACCCCAAAGCATCCGATCTCCGATCTCTTACACCCCCCGAGATGAGGGTGTTCGAGCTTGTTTTTTAAAAGTACGGACAATAATAAGATGTGTTACGCGTGTACGGTTTGTGTAACAGTGTCACGAACTTTATTCGCTCCCAAATGAGCTCCTTTTTCCCAATAAGTAGTACCCAAACCGACCATTTCCTAAAAGGTGTAGAGTATTTGCTTCGTCCGCAAAAATCTTAATGTATACCGATTTAATTATGTGTTCCGTGTTCCTAACTTGCCCTTCTTCGTTCTTCAtttcaaacaacacacaacggGTTAAGCGTAGCACTTCTCTAcgtaagttttgtttttttccaaatacgCTAAATATATTCCTGTATCAGGGACTACAAAGAACTGAAGGGCGAGAATGGAGAGTACATTCTCCAGGTTAAACTTGTGTTTTGCTCGTATTGTTCCTTCGAATGTACGcttttaataattgttttgttaaatgttttttaaataaccCTGTAATGTGTGTAGGTGAGCTTTGCCTTAAAGCATATTTAGTAATAGTAAGAGAGCATTTACCTTCCcttctttctgtttttgctCGCATTTGGTTAAagtcttgtttttgttcgaacGACCAATCTTTTCGTAAACCGAGTGTGGAAGCGCAAATGGTTGTGAGTAGAAAAGAACATCAACATTGGCATAACATTGGAAATAGTGAACAACGACGGCCAGGGGAATTGGTAAACGTAAAGCCGGTAACGACTAATTCTATGATTATACGAAGCACTATAACGCCACTGTTCGACTCTATTTTCTGCCAGCAGACTACACGCTTTCGTTCTACAGAGGGAACGAAAAACGAACTGAAACTTCCACACATTATCTGTTGGTTCATTTCACTTGCTCTCTATTGCAATTGCATTATTGCCATGTTTCACAGTACCAGCTCTGTGGCTTAGTATTAGCTTTCCTTGCTGTTTCGCTCCAGCTACCTATTCGTCGTAGGTTAAAAATCATGACACAAAACGTCCTTTAAGCGCGTGTAATTATTACCTTTCCATTCACTCATTCACGTCTCTCTCGCCTGCCcgatggaaatggttttgatTGCTTGTTTGTAGTTGTCTATTTTTCGGTTCTGTTAAAATAGGGTTCCACATGTGTACATGAGCACTAggtaacgcaaacaaaaaataaaacagtgagCAAAAGACCCTTCTACAATAACTTACAAGTTAACGTTGAAACCTGCTGGTTAGATTGATAAAAACATATATAAACAAAACTAGCTCTCCCCAGTACGATCGGCGCTATATTGGAACAAGTTTCGAGCACGATCTCGACCTATAATTCGCCCATGCCAATAATACTTTTTATCGCACAATTACAACCAACGCAAACAATTGACGACATTTACCTGGtggtttttgttaaataaaacaccGGTTCCAAAGCATTTTCACTCGCTTTTGTTTCACTTCTTGCGTTCTATTGTTGAAAACACTtttgtgtgtacgtgtttaTGTGTAAGTTTCCGTTTTTGTCTATTCTCAATTGAACACTGTTTTTcctcttcatttttttttcccttttttaaaaGTTTACGGGGAAATCTTTTACGTTTTTTATTCTTTGGCTCGAATGGCAGCAGTGGAAATGTTGCGAAGGATACACttctttttaaattactttttgtcaagttttgctgcaaattttacaaacattttgttttttttttgttttcgtttatttcgttttgttttcggtaaggaaaaaaaaatggaaagttttgcgaTTCGAAATAAGAGTACGGAGTTACTCTAGTTAAACCAATTCTAATTACTGTTGTTGTATTGCATTCATTGTGCAAACCCCTCTAGCTCTCTGTGTTTGTGtccttttgtttgtggttgtttgGTGGTGATGGGTGGCTTGATTTGTTGGGCAAAACAATGCTTTTACTTTTGGAGAAGGAAGGAGTAGTAAAGGATTGCTTTAGAACAACAGCTCATCTTTGTCATCATCTGGAACAAGAAGAAAATTGAGCAAAGGATGAGCGATGAGGATGTGGCATTATATAAGTATAGATAAAAACCACTTCTCTAATAACAACTACTACACGTGTATTAATGAACGAGGGTACAAATGGAGATACACGTGTACACGGAGTATGAATGCAGCAAAAGATAACATTAccgaaaagaaagtaaaacaatagaagaaaaacagaaacagatacttaagaaacacataaaatgaaattatcaaaggaacaacaaaagaaaacaaaattgtaaacataataaggttttttttattggtttcgtTTCTTCTTGCTCGGTTTTTCGCTACCTAAAACCAAATCATTTCCTATATATCATCTTAGCCAATAAGTTTAAAAGCGAAtgtacaaataaaagaaagattAATAAACGTGTGTATCTTTCCGCGTCGCAGAGccgaaaacaataatttaatacCGATCATGAAAATACGGCTATAGTATACAATGGTAAAATTTAAACTTCTTTaaagaaatcgaaacaaaGCACGATCAGTTCCtccattttctcttttctctttttctataCAAACTAACCACCCTTTAGACTGCCCTCTATACAGATTTTGCCACATATCGCAAAATAAGTGTAATATTTCATAGTATAAGTAAGGCTtagctactactgctgctaccgCTACTGTACTACTACACATATACTAATTTAGTTCGTAGTTCGTGTTTCCCTGGctttttccgtattttttttctaaaggtAAACATTTGGCATGTACacaaagcaaaatttgttgTGTCTGTAGAGTGGTTTCGTACCAAATAAGAGTTAAACGTAAGAGCCACGACAGCTGCCTACTACTAAAAAGCCACTTAAGCGcgcgagagagatagagagataaATATGCGTATGAAATGatgcaaatgtaaaaaaaaaaaaacagaggtCCTTGTCCTCTTTTGGGGAGACAAAATGGCGAGCAGCTCCTATTGCAGGAAATCTCTGTATTTGCGATCGTAAATATGAACCGGAGGCGCGAGATAGAAGACCGGTGTAACATATTTGGTGCCATGAGATGATAACGTAGTGGTGGTGAGATTACGcagtgatgatggtggtgatggcgaAGGAATGATTACTATGTGGTGCGATGACTGATCACTGGAACGGACCGGTTTCGAGAGCACATTCGCCTTGcggtatgtatgtgtgtggaagGAGTTTACTAAAGCAGGGTACTCTCGTACCCTCAGGAGGAAGCTGCCGTCGTAGTATTGGTGGCGGCGGTGATCGAGATGGGTTGAGGTTGAGATGATTCTACCACTGCCAATGCCGCCACCGTAGACGATGGGGCGGATTGGTCAGCTTTCGAAGGTTTACCTTTGCCACCGGAACCGGACAGAGCGGTCCCACTGCTGGACAGCGTTGTGCCGGTACCGAGCGTTGAAAGTGTGCGCTGGTGCGGGAACCCGCTGGTCACCAGACTGCTCTGGGATGAGCTGTCCGAGTGGaggttgttgttattgctgaTCGAGGCCAGTGACATCGCCATCGGATGATGCGTGGGGCTTTGCG
This Anopheles marshallii chromosome 3, idAnoMarsDA_429_01, whole genome shotgun sequence DNA region includes the following protein-coding sequences:
- the LOC128711344 gene encoding dolichyl-diphosphooligosaccharide--protein glycosyltransferase 48 kDa subunit, producing MSNRSVVGITGVLLFTLLISTASVAVAEPGETLVLLDNLAIRETHSIFFKSLQERGYKLTFKLADDAGLVLSKYGEFLYQHLILFAPSVEEFGGSLSVEAITEFVDNGGNVLVAGSTTSGDPLRELASECGFEVDEEKAAVIDHLNYDVSDAGDHTTIVASPDNLIDSSIIVGSRASVAPLLYRGTGLLADRENPLVLQLLTADSSAYSYVPDAPIKEYPHAVGKGTLLIAALQARNNARVVFSGSLFFFSDEAFLSPVQRAQSGSKHFARSGNQEVAMAISKWVFGENGVIRARSVSHHKEGESQPPSAYTVTDPVVYTIEIETRASDGKWKAFEASDVQLEFVRIDPFVRTTLVPVGGGRYEARFHIPDVYGVYQFKVNYDRIGYTHLYSTTQVSVRPLTHTQYERFIPSAYPYYASAFSMVVGMFLFSFLFLHFKDDGSKPSSRPAAANEKKAQ